One genomic region from Vannielia litorea encodes:
- the hisD gene encoding histidinol dehydrogenase, with protein sequence MPVFLSSTDPDFEARFQALLSAKREDSPDVDEAVAGIIADVRTRGDAAVIELTEKFDLLSLTSETIAFSEAEIDEHCARVPPEEAAALELAAERIRAYHVRQMPEDAMWTDPDGATLGWRWSPVSAAGLYVPGGLASYPSSVLMNAIPAQVAGVERLVIACPTPGGEANPLVLYAARLAGVKTVYRIGGAQAVAALAYGTQTIAPVDKITGPGNAFVAAAKRRVFGKVGIDMIAGPSEILVIADAANDPDFIALDLLSQAEHDASAQSILITTDAAFGQAVADAVETRLQSLERAQIAGESWRDFGAVITVQGLDEAAELSDRIAPEHLELCVENPEALSEKIHHAGAIFLGQWTPEAIGDYIGGPNHVLPTARSARFSSGLSVMDFLKRTTLAKMTPEALRAIGPAAETLAKSESLQAHGLSVRARLDKLNR encoded by the coding sequence ATGCCCGTCTTTCTCAGCAGCACCGACCCCGATTTCGAGGCCCGTTTTCAGGCGCTCCTGAGCGCCAAGCGCGAGGATTCGCCCGATGTCGACGAGGCCGTCGCCGGCATCATCGCCGATGTCCGCACCCGGGGCGACGCGGCCGTGATCGAACTGACAGAAAAGTTCGACCTCCTCTCGCTAACCTCTGAAACCATTGCCTTTTCCGAAGCCGAGATCGACGAGCACTGCGCCCGCGTGCCGCCCGAAGAGGCCGCCGCGCTGGAGCTGGCGGCAGAGCGTATCCGCGCCTACCACGTCCGCCAGATGCCCGAAGACGCCATGTGGACAGACCCGGACGGCGCCACCCTTGGCTGGCGCTGGAGCCCGGTCTCTGCCGCCGGTCTCTACGTGCCCGGCGGGCTGGCCAGCTACCCCTCCTCGGTGCTGATGAACGCCATTCCCGCTCAGGTCGCAGGCGTCGAACGCCTCGTTATCGCCTGCCCCACCCCCGGCGGCGAGGCCAACCCCCTCGTGCTCTACGCCGCCCGCCTCGCCGGGGTCAAAACCGTCTACCGCATCGGCGGCGCGCAGGCCGTGGCCGCCTTGGCCTACGGCACCCAAACCATTGCCCCGGTTGATAAAATCACAGGCCCCGGCAATGCCTTCGTCGCCGCCGCCAAGCGTCGCGTCTTCGGCAAGGTCGGCATCGACATGATAGCCGGCCCCTCGGAAATCTTGGTTATCGCCGACGCCGCCAACGACCCCGATTTCATCGCCCTCGACCTGCTTTCTCAGGCCGAGCACGACGCCTCCGCCCAGTCCATCCTGATCACCACCGACGCCGCCTTCGGGCAGGCCGTGGCCGATGCCGTCGAGACCCGTCTGCAAAGCCTCGAACGGGCGCAGATCGCGGGCGAAAGCTGGCGCGACTTTGGGGCGGTAATCACCGTGCAAGGCCTTGATGAAGCGGCAGAACTCTCCGACCGGATCGCGCCCGAGCACCTCGAGCTTTGCGTCGAAAACCCCGAGGCGCTCTCCGAGAAAATCCACCACGCCGGAGCCATTTTCCTCGGCCAATGGACCCCCGAAGCCATCGGCGATTACATCGGCGGCCCCAACCACGTGCTCCCCACCGCCCGTTCCGCCCGCTTCTCCTCGGGCCTCTCGGTGATGGATTTCCTCAAGCGCACCACCCTCGCAAAGATGACCCCCGAGGCCCTCCGCGCCATTGGCCCGGCGGCAGAAACCCTTGCGAAATCAGAGAGTTTGCAGGCCCACGGCCTCTCCGTCCGCGCCCGGCTGGACAAGCTCAACCGATGA
- a CDS encoding ribonuclease E/G produces MKGTQIILDHVAGREAAARMVDGRLDDLLIDAPGILRPGAIWRAKAERQAKGQGGIFLAAGDQRFWFRQAKGVAPGEALVVQVTGYAEVEKAPPVTRALTFKSRYVIVTPDAPGVNVARSIRDDDERDRLKLAALEALDGRDWGLILRSSCMGAEEAAISEDIATMIDTAEAALSEGEVGEIHPGDGPHITAWREWTSPAEVITEPGGFETHGVLDALAELQGPRERAGEATLYVEPTRALVAVDVNTGGDMSPAAALKANIAAAKALPRALRLRGLGGRVVVDFAPMPKGQRKQLEQSLKAAFRADPIETVLAGWTPLGQYEMQRKRERLPLSLTLPEEAL; encoded by the coding sequence ATGAAAGGCACGCAAATCATCCTCGATCATGTCGCCGGCCGCGAGGCCGCCGCACGCATGGTCGATGGCCGGCTCGATGACCTGCTGATCGACGCTCCCGGCATCCTGCGCCCCGGCGCGATCTGGCGCGCCAAGGCGGAGCGGCAGGCCAAGGGGCAAGGCGGCATCTTTCTGGCGGCGGGCGACCAGCGCTTCTGGTTCCGGCAGGCCAAGGGCGTGGCGCCCGGCGAGGCGCTGGTGGTGCAGGTCACCGGCTATGCCGAGGTCGAGAAGGCCCCGCCGGTCACCCGCGCCCTCACCTTCAAATCGCGCTACGTGATCGTCACCCCCGATGCGCCGGGGGTCAACGTGGCCCGCTCGATCCGCGACGACGACGAGCGCGACAGGCTGAAGCTCGCCGCGCTGGAGGCCCTCGATGGCCGCGACTGGGGGCTGATCCTGCGCTCCTCCTGCATGGGCGCCGAGGAGGCGGCGATCAGCGAAGACATCGCCACCATGATCGACACCGCCGAGGCCGCGCTCTCCGAGGGCGAGGTGGGCGAGATTCACCCCGGCGACGGCCCCCACATCACCGCATGGCGCGAGTGGACCTCGCCCGCCGAGGTCATCACCGAGCCCGGCGGCTTCGAGACCCACGGCGTGCTCGATGCGCTGGCCGAGCTGCAAGGGCCGCGCGAGCGGGCAGGGGAGGCCACGCTCTATGTCGAGCCGACGCGCGCGCTGGTCGCGGTGGATGTGAACACCGGCGGCGACATGTCTCCCGCAGCCGCGCTCAAGGCCAATATCGCGGCGGCCAAGGCGCTGCCCCGCGCGCTGCGCCTGCGCGGCCTCGGCGGGCGCGTGGTGGTGGATTTCGCCCCCATGCCTAAGGGCCAACGCAAGCAGCTGGAGCAGAGCCTCAAGGCCGCCTTCCGCGCCGACCCGATCGAGACCGTCCTCGCCGGGTGGACGCCGCTGGGCCAGTATGAGATGCAAAGGAAGCGCGAGCGCCTGCCGCTCTCCCTGACCCTGCCCGAGGAGGCTCTATGA
- a CDS encoding DUF2948 family protein, whose amino-acid sequence MAEDAKFEDGAERPIYLAAMDDGSLPIVSSLVQDAVFPITEMKFDKAAREFALLVNRFRWEDKERAESRGRPYERVQSVLRVGDVMGVSTMGIDRSDADTILSLLAISWDEGEDGTGTLTFTLAGDGAIRLKVECLDVVLKDVTRPYLAPSRHAPEHPEE is encoded by the coding sequence GTGGCTGAAGACGCCAAGTTTGAAGATGGCGCAGAGCGCCCGATCTACCTCGCCGCAATGGATGATGGCTCCCTGCCCATCGTCTCCTCGCTGGTGCAGGACGCCGTCTTTCCCATCACCGAGATGAAGTTCGACAAGGCCGCGCGCGAATTTGCCTTGCTGGTCAACCGCTTTCGCTGGGAAGACAAAGAGCGTGCCGAGTCCCGCGGCCGCCCCTACGAGCGGGTTCAATCGGTGCTGCGGGTGGGTGATGTCATGGGCGTCTCGACCATGGGAATCGACCGCTCAGATGCCGATACCATCCTGTCTTTACTGGCAATTTCGTGGGACGAGGGCGAGGACGGCACCGGCACGCTCACCTTCACCCTCGCGGGCGATGGCGCGATCCGCCTCAAGGTCGAATGCCTCGACGTGGTGCTGAAAGATGTGACACGCCCCTATCTCGCCCCCTCCCGCCACGCGCCGGAGCACCCCGAAGAGTGA
- a CDS encoding low molecular weight phosphatase family protein, translating into MGKKSFPSSVLFCCDHNAVRSPMAEGLMKKLYGHDAYVQSAGVYNDLDIDGFAIAVCEEIGVELHRHRSRSFEEMQQWGDDLSGFDLIVALSPASQRQALELTRVFHLEVEYWPIMDPSGLGETREAKMGVYRQVRDQLMDRMKQRFGPPSQR; encoded by the coding sequence TTGGGAAAAAAGAGCTTCCCCTCCTCGGTGCTGTTCTGCTGCGACCATAACGCAGTGCGCTCGCCAATGGCCGAAGGGCTGATGAAAAAGCTCTATGGCCATGACGCCTACGTGCAATCTGCGGGTGTTTACAATGACTTGGATATCGACGGCTTCGCCATTGCCGTCTGCGAGGAGATCGGGGTGGAGCTGCACCGCCACCGCTCCCGCAGCTTTGAGGAAATGCAGCAATGGGGCGATGATCTCTCGGGCTTCGACCTGATCGTCGCGCTCTCGCCCGCCTCCCAGCGGCAGGCGCTGGAGCTGACCCGCGTGTTCCATCTTGAGGTCGAATACTGGCCCATCATGGACCCCTCCGGCCTTGGCGAGACCCGCGAGGCCAAGATGGGCGTCTACCGGCAGGTCCGCGACCAGCTGATGGACCGGATGAAACAGCGCTTCGGCCCGCCAAGCCAGCGATGA
- a CDS encoding Maf family protein — protein MRLILGSGSPRRRELLGQLGLTPDEIRAADIDETPAKGELPRPYCTRMAVEKAQALPPGPGELVLTADTTVALGRRILGKPENRAEAGEFLRSLAGRRHRVITALAVRTEAGFWQRDVVTSVKMKRLSESELFAYLETGDWEGKAGGYAIQGPAGAFIPWISGSYSAVMGLPVAETAQLLVAAGYPLYKAA, from the coding sequence ATGCGACTCATCCTCGGATCCGGCAGCCCGCGTCGTCGCGAGCTGCTGGGCCAACTCGGGCTGACGCCCGACGAAATCCGCGCCGCCGACATCGATGAAACGCCCGCCAAGGGGGAGCTTCCGCGCCCCTATTGCACCCGCATGGCGGTGGAGAAGGCGCAGGCGCTGCCGCCCGGTCCGGGCGAGCTGGTGCTCACTGCCGATACCACCGTCGCCCTTGGCCGCCGCATCCTTGGCAAACCCGAGAATCGCGCCGAGGCGGGGGAGTTCCTGAGGTCGCTGGCCGGCCGTCGCCACCGCGTGATCACCGCGCTTGCCGTGCGCACCGAGGCGGGCTTCTGGCAGCGCGACGTGGTGACCTCGGTGAAGATGAAGCGCCTGAGCGAGAGCGAGCTCTTCGCCTATCTCGAAACCGGCGACTGGGAGGGCAAGGCCGGTGGCTATGCCATTCAGGGCCCGGCGGGCGCGTTCATTCCCTGGATATCTGGCAGCTACTCCGCCGTCATGGGCCTGCCCGTGGCCGAGACGGCGCAGCTGCTGGTCGCGGCGGGCTACCCGCTCTACAAGGCGGCCTGA
- the infA gene encoding translation initiation factor IF-1 codes for MAKEELLEFPGVVKELLPNATFRVELENGHEIIAHTAGKLRKNRIRVLTGDKVQVEMTPYDLTKGRINYRFR; via the coding sequence ATGGCCAAGGAAGAACTGCTCGAATTTCCCGGTGTCGTGAAGGAGCTCCTGCCCAATGCGACGTTCAGGGTCGAGCTGGAAAACGGCCATGAAATCATTGCGCATACGGCAGGCAAGCTCCGGAAGAACCGGATCCGCGTCCTCACCGGCGACAAGGTGCAGGTTGAGATGACGCCCTATGACCTGACCAAGGGCCGCATCAACTACCGCTTCCGGTAA
- a CDS encoding DUF4272 domain-containing protein, whose protein sequence is MIRAALLALLLATPLHAGEAEDRKAASIALLQEQGVPVLPTLPTIETEAQSLRRTEEEVIRRTIALAIVAVKGETGDSDLARNLITQFEADESWFSPAEQAFLDTADPDQQMRAQFAWRYETVEVMLWALGIYDELKYPSEIMDVPRMADTLRGLGTEGLRAQASLRPQAELLDAADRIYRYHWATRQARLDGAPPPAGLYPDVIWERHHALNWLIGAHGGQRWDEVSTDT, encoded by the coding sequence ATGATCCGCGCCGCCCTTCTGGCTCTCCTCCTTGCCACGCCGCTCCATGCGGGCGAGGCCGAGGATCGCAAGGCCGCCTCCATCGCGCTGCTGCAAGAGCAGGGCGTGCCCGTGCTGCCCACGCTCCCCACCATCGAGACCGAGGCCCAAAGCCTGCGCCGCACCGAGGAGGAGGTCATCCGCCGCACCATCGCACTGGCCATCGTCGCGGTAAAAGGCGAGACCGGCGACAGCGACCTCGCCCGCAACCTGATCACCCAGTTCGAGGCCGATGAAAGCTGGTTCAGCCCCGCCGAGCAGGCCTTCCTCGATACCGCGGATCCCGACCAGCAGATGCGCGCCCAGTTCGCGTGGCGCTACGAAACCGTTGAGGTGATGCTCTGGGCGCTGGGTATCTACGACGAGCTGAAATATCCCAGTGAAATCATGGATGTGCCCCGCATGGCCGATACCCTCCGTGGCCTGGGCACCGAAGGGCTTCGGGCGCAGGCCAGCCTCCGCCCGCAGGCCGAACTGCTGGACGCGGCTGACCGGATCTACCGCTACCACTGGGCCACCCGTCAGGCCCGGCTCGATGGCGCCCCGCCGCCCGCAGGGCTCTACCCCGATGTGATCTGGGAGCGGCACCATGCGCTGAACTGGCTGATCGGCGCCCACGGCGGCCAGCGGTGGGACGAGGTCAGCACCGACACCTGA
- a CDS encoding GNAT family N-acetyltransferase — protein sequence MSIRRLGPEDAQAFRALRLEALTESPEAFGEDLSDALDKTDLDYANRLEMGDNFGAFAGGALVGILLYMREHGPKISHRAFVMSVYVQPAHRGTGAGSALVAAALDLARETGVGQVELYVSSAAPRAHAFYLREGFAEVGCSPRALCVNGCYHDERHMIRYLDPLESAPAAG from the coding sequence GTGAGCATCCGCCGCCTCGGCCCGGAGGATGCGCAGGCCTTCCGCGCCCTGCGGCTTGAGGCGCTGACAGAGAGCCCGGAGGCCTTTGGCGAAGATCTCTCCGACGCGCTCGACAAGACCGATCTCGACTATGCCAACCGTCTGGAAATGGGCGATAATTTCGGCGCTTTCGCCGGGGGGGCGCTAGTTGGCATCCTGCTCTACATGCGCGAGCATGGCCCCAAGATCAGCCACCGCGCTTTCGTGATGTCGGTCTATGTCCAGCCCGCCCACCGCGGCACGGGCGCGGGCTCCGCACTGGTTGCCGCCGCCCTCGATCTGGCCCGTGAAACCGGGGTAGGTCAGGTGGAGCTCTATGTCTCCTCCGCCGCCCCCCGCGCCCATGCCTTCTACCTCCGCGAGGGCTTTGCCGAGGTGGGGTGCAGCCCACGCGCACTGTGCGTTAACGGGTGTTACCACGACGAACGCCACATGATCCGCTATCTCGACCCGCTTGAGAGCGCCCCCGCAGCCGGGTAA
- a CDS encoding acyltransferase family protein — MTYQRELDGLRALAAIAVLAFHTRLPGFGGGFLGVDLFFVLSGYLTTSLILHQIEGFSPGAFRRFLSRRLWRLWPLLITFCGAVALAMWLAGDRYPAAPLHGALFIGNTDRAVLGYASYSVHTWSLAAEMQFYILIGLLALLLRSARRLRYALLAGFVGVTLYRLGVASVADWREGFYSPFAHSSGLFLGGLVATLPPPRIRYPGMMVGVALVALAAVLSVAQFRTFGALMLWIGATELATVLLLLGLRTGQSGLAGRWLGFGPLVWLGQLSYGLYLWHYPVAVLLRDTLPPVPAFVVTFAVSLALAAASFRWLEQPMRNRGRGQRAPAPASARVRTPVHSAIA, encoded by the coding sequence ATGACCTACCAACGCGAATTAGATGGGCTAAGGGCACTCGCGGCAATCGCCGTGCTGGCCTTTCACACCCGCCTGCCAGGCTTTGGCGGCGGCTTCCTCGGGGTCGACCTGTTCTTCGTGCTGTCGGGCTATCTGACCACCTCGCTGATCCTCCACCAGATCGAGGGCTTCAGCCCCGGCGCCTTCCGCCGTTTTCTCTCCCGCAGGCTCTGGCGGCTCTGGCCGCTGCTCATCACCTTCTGCGGCGCGGTGGCGCTGGCCATGTGGCTGGCGGGCGACCGCTACCCGGCCGCGCCGCTGCATGGCGCGCTCTTCATAGGCAACACCGACCGCGCGGTGCTGGGGTATGCCAGCTATTCCGTCCACACGTGGTCGCTCGCCGCCGAGATGCAGTTCTACATCCTGATCGGCCTGCTGGCGCTGCTGCTGCGCTCCGCCCGGCGACTGCGCTACGCGCTGCTGGCCGGGTTCGTCGGCGTCACCCTCTACCGGCTCGGCGTGGCCAGCGTGGCCGACTGGCGCGAAGGCTTCTACAGCCCCTTCGCGCACAGCTCCGGCCTCTTTCTCGGTGGTCTCGTCGCCACCCTGCCGCCGCCCCGCATCCGCTATCCGGGGATGATGGTGGGCGTCGCCCTCGTCGCGCTCGCTGCCGTCCTGAGTGTGGCGCAGTTCCGCACCTTCGGGGCGCTCATGCTCTGGATCGGCGCGACCGAGCTGGCCACCGTGTTGCTGCTGCTGGGCCTCCGCACCGGGCAATCCGGGCTGGCAGGGCGCTGGCTCGGCTTCGGCCCCCTCGTCTGGCTCGGCCAACTCTCCTACGGCCTCTACCTCTGGCACTACCCGGTCGCCGTCCTGCTGCGCGATACCCTGCCACCGGTCCCAGCCTTCGTCGTCACCTTCGCCGTGTCCCTCGCACTGGCGGCGGCGAGCTTCCGCTGGCTGGAGCAGCCGATGCGCAACCGGGGCAGGGGCCAGCGGGCGCCGGCGCCTGCCTCCGCCCGGGTGCGCACACCGGTGCACAGTGCGATCGCTTAA
- a CDS encoding UPF0262 family protein, whose protein sequence is MSRICHIEIDDANLPPPTPEIEQERKVAVFDLLESNSFDPTGRDGYEMPPGPYRLHLCIRDRRLVFDISDEKSNEIGAFHLSLSPFKQVVKDYWQICESYYDAVKKLPPHQIEAIDMARRGIHNEGARVLQERLEGKAAVDTDTARRLFTLICVLHFGG, encoded by the coding sequence ATGAGCCGCATCTGCCATATCGAGATAGACGACGCCAATCTGCCGCCCCCCACGCCGGAGATCGAGCAGGAGCGCAAGGTGGCCGTCTTCGACCTGCTGGAAAGCAACAGCTTCGATCCCACCGGGCGCGACGGCTACGAGATGCCCCCCGGCCCCTACCGGCTGCACCTCTGCATTCGCGACCGGCGGCTGGTGTTTGACATTTCCGACGAGAAATCCAATGAAATCGGGGCCTTCCACCTTTCCCTCTCTCCCTTCAAGCAGGTGGTGAAGGACTACTGGCAGATCTGCGAAAGCTATTACGACGCGGTCAAAAAGCTTCCGCCCCACCAGATCGAGGCTATCGACATGGCCCGCCGGGGCATCCACAACGAGGGGGCCCGCGTGCTTCAGGAGCGGCTGGAGGGCAAGGCGGCAGTGGATACCGATACCGCCCGGCGCCTCTTCACCCTCATCTGCGTGCTGCACTTCGGGGGGTAA
- a CDS encoding DNA gyrase inhibitor YacG has product MTCPICGKAPEAKYRPFCSGRCADLDLGKWLTGAYAVPSDDPDDMEEAFRLTGEEEPPKPH; this is encoded by the coding sequence ATGACCTGCCCGATTTGCGGCAAGGCCCCCGAGGCCAAGTATCGCCCCTTCTGCTCGGGCCGCTGCGCCGACCTTGACCTCGGCAAGTGGCTCACCGGCGCCTATGCGGTGCCCTCGGATGACCCGGACGACATGGAAGAGGCTTTTCGCCTGACCGGCGAAGAGGAGCCGCCCAAGCCTCACTAA